The Salvia splendens isolate huo1 chromosome 20, SspV2, whole genome shotgun sequence nucleotide sequence CTTATATATTCTTGAACTTCCAAATTCATCCTCACTCTCGATCTTACTTTCAAATGCCTTTCTTAACTCCTCATTAAACAATGCAAACATCCTATGTGTATAAACGGCAGCAGCATGCTTTAATATTTCCAATAGAAATGTCATAGCAGGATAACTTTGAGCATTTTTTAAATCTTCTGTTGATTCTTTCTCACGACGATCATCTATCAACCTTTGGAAATGATGGAACACCTCAACAATATTGTTTTTGTAACTTATATAATGCTTCACAATAGCATTCATGCACTCACTCCGTTGAGTTGTAATGATATCTGCACAAAAAGTATTTCTTCCATAAACCAATGCCCATTTTTCCCTTAGAGAAAACATTCTTGCCAACCATTGATTATCTTTCAAGTCGtatttttctatcattttgTTCCATGCATCAAGGAATTCTGACTCTTCTTCATAGTCGTATATACAACGACTAAAATCAGCTGCAAGTGTATGTTTGAAACTCGAAAAAACGCTTGAGAGATGAGTGGCTGCATTTTGAAAAATATGCCAAACACATAAGCGATGGTAAGTTGATGGCCACTTGGAAGCTAAAGCAGCGCTCATTGCTTGATCTTGATCTGTTAAGATGGTTTTTGGTCTCTTTCCCATCAAATGCAGCAAACAACCATTCAAAGGTTTCAATCGTTTCATCATACAATAATGCTGCACCAAACACATTTGTTTGTTTATGATCTCATGCCCCAAGTGGTTTACGacatggagtactactatattttaattttgctCTATCTACATGAAAATTTTAACTTAACTATTAAGACAGGTGACATCTCCGATTGTACCGAATGACATGTAATGATACAATAGTTGTAGCCATGTAATTATGTAAATAAAAACATAGTCATTTAAGATTTGACACCCTTATACAGAAGAAACTACGCTCTCTACATGATTAATGAAACTGTATATTCCTGCAATTAGCATTTTTCGTGCAAGAAAAGTTGTAGagagaactaaactaaactaaattaaGCTAACTAAGCTAACTACTCCTAAACTAATTATCTAGATACtatttttttttgacaaaactcTTTTTATAGCAACATTGTGCGAAACATGTGAATTGCACATGTGAGTAGGTAGTGCGGTCTTTGAGAATACCCCATCCGTCTTAAGGAAGATGATCCCTTCCTTGGacggcacatgattttatgcagttttattttgtgtattaagtatagagagtaaaataaaagataagaataaagtagagaaaaaggtgtttctaatttaattatggATCATCTTGGTTGGAacaaactataaaaaaatgaatcatctttaatgggacgaAAGAGAGTACATTTTTCTATGCTATCTGCAGCTGTAAATCACTTGCTAGTTTTCTCACATGTTTGTATGTTGGCCAACTTTTGTGGATGGGCACTTGGAACCAGTAGGTCATCCAGATCAACCTGTTGAACCCTTGTTTTCAACTTCTCTACTCCAAACGCATCCTACCTGTGCTCTTTATGAATCCACCTCCAAAAACACCTTTATACCGCATCGAAACATGCAATTATCTTCATTATAAtacaaaaaatgatactccctccatctcatcttaagtgattgactgcttttcggcacgtgtttggggaaaatgataataaatagttaaagtggagagaaagtaaagtaagtattctctcttttactttactttctctctattttaactatttattatcatcttcgTAAAACAACGGCAAAAAAGAAATCTATCACTTGAGCCGAGACGGAGGGCGTATAAAACTTGTGGCACAAATATTTATCAAACCTTCTCACACTTGAATCATACTTGCCTCCAAGTATGCAGAGCTTTTGAAGACAAGTCGATTTTGGTCACATTACCCTCCAGATACTTaacatatactccatctgtcccattaaacATGAAATATTTGGTAATcggtacgagattttatgtagtattattttgtgagttaatgaagagagagtaaaagtaagagaaatgaaaaagtaaagatagaattgtttctattttaggaaacgtttcatttttaatgggacaatcctaaaaggaaaatgttttatttttaatggcaCATAGAGagtataagaaaagaaaaataacaaactcaaaCTTATCCTGGCATAATcaacaacataaataaaaaaaacaagacaaacaaaaataaacaatGGAGATTGGCCGAATCACCCACTCACCTTCCTAGGTTACCCAAGTTCAACTTGGCCAGACCGTTTCCCCCTTTCTAAGTGAACGAAATAGCCCGTTTGTAAGATGGTAGGCATCAAATGAAGCATATGGATACACACTCTCATACTCACTTCATGCATAGGGAATTTTCTCGATTTACTAGCATAGTACAAGTTGGGCAATCAGTGAGCTAACATACAATTAGAACATAGCCCCATAGGGTCATTTTCTAGGATTGTAATGGGGCTTTTGCCTTTTGGGGTTATCCTTATGATGTTGGTAAAGATCCTAGGGGTTCTAATGTAAAGACCCGAACGGTCCGAAAATCACAATTTCAGTCAAAAACACCTAAAAGTCACATATTTAAACACACTCTTTACCATCCTGCCCTTGAGGCCGAATAGGGTATAAAGTGTTAAATTACACAAAAGAAAAGTTCAATAcaaaattcaattaaagtaCATAAACTATAACaaatatcatactccctccgtccctatgtagtagaggcgtttcattttcagcacttgctttagaaaaatgataataaataattaaagtagataaaaagtaaaacaagtgagagaataatatagaaaaaactcttctttatattattctctcttattttattttttctctccactttaactatttattatcattttttttaaacgagtgctcaaaatgaaacgcaTCTACTACatagggacgaagggagtaatatattgCCTCATTAACATGAGGTTCAGGATCCTTAGACGGAGTATATTGCAtaatagaaattaaaataagataattaatatttgtaatatatttttgtaaaaaaatcattacacatatactccctccgtccccaaagaatatgcactttggggtcggcacgggttttaatgtaaattagtgaagtaagagagaggtagagagaaaaagtaaataaagtattgttagtagagaatgagtcacacctcattagagagaaaaaactttccaaaattagaaagtgcatattcttgtgggacggactaaaatgaaaagagtgcatattcttgagtgACGGAGTGAGTATAAAATTAAACTACAATCtctaaatttttcattttattgtcaaatttttaaaattaaataaatataaagaattTTTAACAGAAAAaacgtcatatgtttaggaccacatATTACACTCAAAGAAGAATTTTGCCTAAGTTCCATGCCAGCAACTTACCCATAGCAAAATTTACCTATTTTTAAATACACCCTTTGTCTCGTAATAGATGTtgcactttcatttttagtttgttccatgaaaaatggcacattttattttttgaaaaaaaatctctCTCACATCAGTATGTAAAAATATGTTCTATCTCTTCACTTAATACACAATACAACATCTTGCAAAATCTTATGTCAACACCCAGTGTGACATCTATCATAGGACGGTGAAGTGCTCGGATATGATTAGagtgtgcttttgtgctaggtcaagcttcgcaaatccagagaatccgctagatcacaaggtctaggaactcagggGATCCTAGAAGTctcggtcgttggacacactaactccgcgttcaaaaccctcaacccgctatactatgaattagtacagggaagcagagatcgatcccacgaggacAGATGCGTATGAAGGCATTTAAGAGACTCTGGATAAGGAATTGACTGttgccacgcaaatttgggttgaggaaaTTATAACTAGACTGAGGAAATAAAATTGGCTGACATTAGACCTAGGAAATAGAGAACATCATGCAAACATAGAACATCATCCTTACTTCACTATCTCAAACAAACTACCTCGACCTAGTAAACGActtcctaatctagctaaacagagatagaacatgcagtggggaccatttccagaaatggtaaagtacgactgaaaagctgcaaataacaaactttgAATTTAACCAACTAAAACATGCATCTCGTTACCTGATTTAAAtacgaacatggagaaaacagagtaataacccagattcaaacagaacatacaaattcggacgtcggaaactgacGATTAATCAGAAACCGACagatctacttctactagacgaagtaaacagaacacagaaatgaatcatcaaattcatgcacaaTCAATGTAACACCCTGAAATTtgtgacttattttattttattgatgttgaatgggaaatgcttttttgaaattttatttctatgtgattgagttaataATGTGAAATTAGTGGTTGTGTGATATAGagaatatatttattgttaTGACGATTCAATATAGTCGAATATATGGATAGTTTTTGTTTACGGGAATTGTTAAAACGTGTATATATGCCATAATtattattaacaaaaaaaaagaaaaaagaaaagatgaaTATTGCAAAAATAGATGTGCACGTGTAGTTAATAGGATAATGCATGCAATTTGCATATGTACGTGTAATGTGatgaataaaaagaaagaaaatgtagATAAATGAGAGCTTATGTGACGTggccaattttattttaagctTGCATGcgcacatatatatataagagtGCCATTTGTATATTTCTAAAGTGAATATGTAGTGTACGTGGCTAAATATTAAACTACCATGTATAGAACAAAATAAAGTGTttgatatatgtatataatttaGAAGGTTTGTGAAAAAAAAGAGGAGAGAGTGCTGATCCATATTTGTGGGCGGTTAACTACAGCATATGTATATTTTGAAGTGTTAAGCGAATgaggtgggttttcttttactaaactcatttacactttcaaaagtatgattatggtgtgataagggtggtttaaagtgttatgtcatgccatgtttgttttgatgatgagattgttgcctgatgcctagtttgttgagcttgctccattaggctatagggttatgttaaacgaattcgggtctgagtagggctgcaaaccctatcaggctgtatacacagaggggatcgtgagccgtccttgctagtcggctggtctcgtgggcgaatagtgtggccacactttcgtcgcactatggaaagatgatgtgattgtttgattgatgagaaagtggggagattgttttgactggccggtctatgaaattgttattgtgatactcgatgatatttcttttctaaatgtaaaactcgagttcactatggtatggatgacataacttttattaaatgttttcggcataagcccactgagtatattaagtactcagccctgcacgtgttttccctatgtgcaggttgagcggggaattttgcggcggatgttgagtcaaGCCTTAAGAATTCCGGATGcgtcatgtcttcatacatgggcgtcatcctatgactctcctttgatacttgtttttccgctgccgtatttcgaatcgttcttgctaAAGTCTTTCGTTTGCCCCACACTGTTTGATGACATTAAtaaccttgagacattaatccgctgcttaactGTTTAAATGATGAAGATATTTGTCGTGAAATTTGATCGATTTTCGTGTTAAATGTTGCCTTTTATTGTtccccccatttcttccccgcttcttagttccttccctagtcacgatttccccgtctttactatccttagtaagggcggtcgtgacaatcaACCAGCTCagcttcagatccacacgtcgaacgcttaatccactccggatccaagca carries:
- the LOC121781539 gene encoding protein FAR-RED IMPAIRED RESPONSE 1-like, with amino-acid sequence MCLVQHYCMMKRLKPLNGCLLHLMGKRPKTILTDQDQAMSAALASKWPSTYHRLCVWHIFQNAATHLSSVFSSFKHTLAADFSRCIYDYEEESEFLDAWNKMIEKYDLKDNQWLARMFSLREKWALVYGRNTFCADIITTQRSECMNAIVKHYISYKNNIVEVFHHFQRLIDDRREKESTEDLKNAQSYPAMTFLLEILKHAAAVYTHRMFALFNEELRKAFESKIESEDEFGSSRIYKVRPFHRTKEHVVTYDSIGGSISCSCRKFEFSGILCSHSLKVLTFMNMDRIPDEYILKRWTKHAKNGMTGGCDEGVVVDEKSKKKQRYKELCNSFMQLVVKAVESEDGYTYASDCLLKMGNKH